The genomic stretch gagccgaagtattccgggcttccgctttctgaaagaacctcctgtggaaagcatccatcagatctcggtaggatctaatgctgccttgaggaaggctgtcgaaccaccttctggcgttcccgatgagcagctcggggaacagcttgcacatatggacctcattgagaccctggttcgccatattatactgatagcgtcccaggaagtcatgaggatccaccaacccgtcataagtcatcgacggagttcggtagttctgtggaaggggagttcgggtgatagcgtccgagaacggagtcttcaatgctccgtacatggcgaacccgacatctcttcggtatggaggagatcgaggtctcctgtgattccggtaccgaggaggaacaggaacatgtcggggttgaggattcttcttcctggaagacacggtactactgcggtagtgactttcatgtctggacgaggaaggagaatctaccgttttcgtcttcggctgttggctcttttgcaggaaggctaagaactcatcctgcttctcagccaagaacagcttgacagcctcattcaaatcaggctgctgggaagactcggtgggacgatttttggagcggcttgttccttcgccatgagaactggtggtggatttatccctaggctgttttccagacctgtgggatggattggcttcctcctggttctcacgggcgggaatacgggtactctgcgatctggtatgcattttttgggtggaaaaaatggatcaaaaattcgctttatcacaaattttgtgctctgtttcccacagacggcgccagtgatgagtccgcgaatttctgatgtttgtgaatgctggtagagaatgaaaactacaacacacagaatttacgtggttcgatttactgaagtaaatctacgtccacgggaagaagggagggcaagattgtattgcttgatctgggattacagcttacaacacagacttgctatatcattttatctctagagagcttctaaccccttgtctatctgatcttagttctatttatacattgaactaagatcgtggcttacatcatcactctaggtcgtggatgtagtgtaggtcatggcctaagatcgtggcctgagttgacaccactaaatagatcgtgggtgcaTTGGAAGTTGTGGAGGCCTTTCacgagtccactaactcctagttcggtcgaatactgagaccgaactgctttggtctCAGATCAGCTTTtaccgatctgagagtagagcttgatgccgacctgagggcagagcttgattggtcggcttttaccgagctgcaggctgaggccgaactctttggttgtgccgaactgaactcttggccgaactctttggttgtgccgaactgaactctttcttgggctagCTGAGCTGTCACTGcttttgggcttgtttagtacgtaccccatcactctCCAATTCATTCATGTTTTCCGGCGATTCCTCAGCTTGCTTTCCATATTGGCTGCCTGCAAATTAATGGTTTTACATTCGGCCACAAACACGTCACCTATTCGCTGTGACTTCCCACAGAGAAAAACCCTATATCTCCCCCAATCGCCTCTCCTAGGTTTATGCCCTTGCGCTTCAGATTCTCACCTTTGCCGATTCCGCCGCCGGAGGAGAGGGGTAGTCGTTAAAAATGTAGGATGGGCTCTATTTCAAGCTCAAGCCTGCATCAATGGCGGAAACCCCCCGCACCAATTCAGCGGCGGCGCCGCAGCCGCGGGAAGGGGCGCCAAAAACATAGTGCTGAAGCGGTTTTCAGATGAGGAGTTAAACCGCCCCTCTACATCTGATTCGAGCATTAACGCTGGTAACTATTACAGCACAAGTTTTGGGGAGGACCCTATTGTAAATAAGCTGAGGAGTCAGCTCGGGGTCATCCATCCAATTCCATCTCCAGCCATAAATCGCAGTGTTTTCGGCCTTTTCGCTTTGTTCTTTTTCGTGGGTGTTGTATTCGATAAGGTCTGGACATGGAGGAAGACAGATGAGAGAAGTGGCGGCAGTAAGCCCGGGAGCCGGCAGAAGGTGCCAACGGGGCTGTCGTTGTTCCTCGAGAAGGACTTGCAGAGGAAGGAGTCGGTGGAATGGGTGAATATGGTGTTGGGGAAGCTGTGGAAGGTTTATAGGGGTGGCCTTGAGAATTGGCTGATTGGATTGCTGCAGCCTGTCATTGACAATCTGAAGAAGCCGGATTATGTGCAGAGGGTGGAGATCAAGCAGTTCTCTTTGGGGGATGAGCCATTGTCTGTTAGGAGCGTCGAGCGCAGAACTTCACGCCGTGCTAATGACTTGCAGTGAGTTTTTCATTCTGCAATACATATTGCTTCTCAGTTATATGAAATCATTTTCACATTTGATTGATCCTGAGTGTAGTAAGGTGATTGAGAATGGGTGGATGAATGTTTCTCGTCTTTTAGAGCTCTTGTTGCGAGCTAGCAAGGGTTGTAAAAGAGTTATATCAACTGGAATGAATATGTTGCTTTATGGATTGCATTTGATATCTACACTCTCATCCCCTAATATAACTGATAACCAGAATAGATGTTAATTTTTTAGTTCCGATGTTTTGCCATCATAACTGAAAACTTTTCAATAATCAATTTTACATCAATCATAACCCAATTCATGCAAAACAAAACTTTCTGATGTTCTAAACTTTTACAAGAACTGATATGTGGATCTTACCAAAATAGATTTCCTTGATTGATACATTCAAGAGGTGTGTTGTTTCAGTCTTTCAGACCAACTCTGTACAACTTATATTTTCTGGGCTAATATTGGTTGGATTTTGCTTGCTTAACATAGAGCTACCAACTTTAACAAGTAACGGAAACTCTAATTAGTTTTGCATGTGCAGTCTGGGAAGAAATGGAGTAGTGAGAAGAATCTTTTAATCTTTTCTGTGATTTATCAACATTTATCCACAATCTGTACTCTGTAGTTATTTTGCATGATGCAAATATATTTAACTCTGAATGCATATTGAATGTTAATTTTTTTGTCCTGGTAAAAAGATACCAGATAGGCCTCCGGTACACTGGTGGTGCACGTATGCTTCTACTTTTGTCACTTAACTTTGGCATCCTTCCCATTGTTGTGCCTGTTGGTGTGCGAGACTTTGACATTGATGGGGAACTATGGGTTAAACTGCGACTCATACCAACAGAGCCATGGGTGGGAGCTGTATCATGGGCTTTTGTGTCTCTTCCGAAGATAAAGTTTGAGTTATCACCATTTCGCTTGTTTAATTTAATGGGTAGGTTATTGCAATTTCTCCATTGATTTTTTCTCTCAATAATGGCATGTTGTTACAATAAAGCATCATGAATTGCGAGTATGATTTAATGAAAACTGAAAGTCATAAAAAATCATATTTGAGGAGCAATTGAAACTTGGCGTTGAACCTTGTTAGAGTTTGCAGAAATTTCTTAGTTTATGATTATAAAGGTCATTGGTTGACATAGGACAGAGAATAATATGCATAAATTAGTTTTTATGTAATGAAAGTAGAGCAGTTTTGTACTAAAAAAGCCAGTTTCTTGCTTTCTGTCTTCATGTTTAGCAAGGCTATATCCTGCTTAAGTTACTTAGATCTCATCTGGTCCAAGTTTTAGAAACATAATGTCTATGCATAAGTATTGCATCTGAAACTATGCTCATTTCATATATCAGATCTTCTAACTTGTTTCTAATGCTGTTTTCTGTGATGGTGCTCGGGGAAATATTCAGCAATACCAGTACTTTCAATGTAAGTGATGTCCTTCAAGCTTTTTCTGGATTATTGTCCATATCTTGATTTCTGTTATTCAGCCTTAGCTATAAAACACTTATGCAGGTTTTTGACAAAACTTCTCACTGAGGACTTACCAAAGCTATTTGTTCGTCCCAATAAGATAGTTCTAGATTTTCAGAAGGGAAAGGCTGTTGGACCTGTTCCGAAGGACTCCAAATCTGGAGAAACTCAAGAGGGTAACAGTAACTTCGCAGGAGAATTGTCCGTGACACTTCTGGATGCTCGAAAACTTAATTATGTATTCTATGGTATAAATCTTACTCATTCCAATGCTAAGTGGAATAATTTAACGCTTCTCTTAGGCTGAAATTGTTAGCGTTTAGTTAAATGATCAGCTAATCGTTGCACTACTTCTGGTTCATGTATGTTTTTGTTTATAGTCGCGAGTTTTGTCCCACACTTTACAGGCAAAACAGATCCATATGTTATTTTAAGATTGGGAGATCAAGTTGTACGTAGTAAAAGAAATAGCCAAACTACAGTCATTGGGCCTCCTGGTGAGCCAATCTGGAATCAAGTGAGTTCTTTACTTGTTCTAGATCTGATGTATGTGGTTTCATGAGGGAGAGCTCTTGATCAATTACTGATATTCAGGTTTTTACATCTTACAGGATTTTGATATGTTAGTTTCCGACCCTAAGAAGAATAAATTATCAATTGAAGTAAAGGATTCTCTTGGATTCACAGACCTGACTGTAGGTACAGCAGAGGTGAGACTCTTAAATTTGCTGGCATACACATTTGTTTGTTATATCATATCAGATATTGTAAATGTTACATGGCTCAGTTTCCACTTTTGGAATGGTAAACTAGTAGTATTGTTTAAGACTTTTAGAACATTGCCACATTCACTTCACCTTTGTTTATAGTTGTGGTCTTCTGATTTTTGTTTGTAAAATCGAGACTCTGTAGGAATTTTAAACACAGCTCTGGAGTTGCTTTTTGAGCAGTCACAATTATAAGAAAATTATATTCAAGTTATTATTCAATTCTCTCATTAAGGTTTTGCTAATATCATAACAAAGTTGTTGGAATACCTTTTGCAGATTGATCTTGGATCTCTGAAAGATACAGTTCCTGCAGACAGGATAGTTGTACTTAGAGGAGGTTGGACTCCATTTGGAAATGGATCAGTTGGAGAAATTCTGCTGCGTTTGACATACAAAGCATATGTTgaggatgaagaagatgaaaggTCTGACAAAGTACTTGCAAATACAGAGGCATCCAAGGATGACTTGTCTGATTCTGATGAATCGGACATTGCAATTCCTGAGAAACGTGCAGAGGAATACATAATTGCAGCAGATAACGACTCTTTCATGAATGTTCTAGCAGCTCTATTAGTAAGTGAGGAGTTTCGAGGTATAGTAGCATCAGATACCACAAATAACAAACCTCCAGGTGATGGAGCCAACAACGGTGTCTCTGAACCAAACAACGGCACTTCTGTCTCTGGACAGCAAACTCCGGCTAATGACTCTGGTGGTTCTCAAGGTATGGATATCCGATTCCTCGGTGCTtgttttcttaaattgatcttctTTTTCAGAATACGTTGTAAATTCAGAAGCAACCGATCTGTTTTTCAGGATCAACTTTATTTTGGCTTGCCATTGTTACAAGTATCACAGTCCTTATAGCGTTGAACATGGGCACCTCGGGTTTGTTCAATCCTTGATGCAAGTGGCACATCGGTTTTGTAAATTCTTTGTGAGGTAAGGCATTATATAAGAGGATCCTATCCATTTGCCTGGTTCCTATGTAGTACTTACTATATATACTTCTTTTTaataatcttttttattttttttaattatggcAAGAACTTGTCTAAATTAGGAGGATTTTGTGATTGATGATGTTACTGACTCTATACATTATGTGTGATAGGGTTGTGGAGATTGAATAAGGCGGAGAAGGAGAAGAGTGGAAGGTGTAGAGCTGCTATCCTTTTGGTGAATGTATTGTTGTTCGGTAGAGCAATGTTTTTCCGGCTTTATATTCTTTTGTCCATCCAAATCTAAGGAGTATAGCTTAGGCAATGGACATGGACACTTTATATCCACTGATTAATTGTCTGTAGATAGCAACCACATAAGTTTCCTACACAAATAATATATGCAAAATAGCTCAAACCATTGTCCGAAAGTATTCCATATTGCAGAgctgcatttttttttatactttatcCTCTCTAAGTAATCGTGTATGATATGTTTTTAAAATAGTTGTGATAGTACTCTAAAAATAatcttagagcatctgcaatagTATGCGAGGGCCCACTACCAACAGTCCCCCTAGCcctcctattttatttattttatcacaTTAATACAAATACGAAATTAATAATTGGATAAAAAATGGAGAAAGTTGCAacatatttcaataaaataaaacttctaTGAGTGGtgtgaataaaatgaaatacaacaaacaatatatatagagtttgttAGTATGCCTTAAATCTATATTGTTTGTAGCTAGTTAAACGGGGTCtctgtttttgtttgtttcGATTACTCATGTGACGCCCCGACTTTTCCTATTtcttttaagttagtttttggATGATCGTCGAATTTTAGCcaaatatcatttaattttattttgagagtttatggaattttttttcagaagtccaaaatattaattatacatTCTAGTCAATCAGTCAaattttggtcaaatatatttctcacAATCCCGCCCATATATATCTCAACTAGTCCATACCAGTTTCAAATAAATTTTACCTTTCCTCCAAATTCTGAGAAAGCAAAAGGATTTTACCTTTCCTCCAAATTCTGAGAAAGCAAAAGGAGTAGGGCAGCCGTGAATTCCAGAATTTGTTGTTCCACAAATTTTGATCCATCAAATTAGAGGTATACTCAAGTCCCACGTTTCTTTCTCCATAGCatttttcatattcatattaGTTCACTCCCATGAAATTAATACAACACTTTGAAATCTTTTGAGAGTCCTTTTCAATGTTCAAACTCTAATCTTTAATTTCCCGATGAAGTGCTATGGCCCTCTTTGAATAGTATAGTTTGCCAATTCGTTAATAAACCctgaaatttaataaaattgtggaataaataaaagaatagtTTTGAGTGGGGAAAAGGGGGGACTTACCTGCTTGAGAAAAGAGAGGGCAGCGGCTGCTGGATTCCGCAGTGACGGCAGACCGCGGCGACGGTGAAAAGGAGAGGCAGCGGCCGCAGTTAGTGAACGGAGACAGCAGACGGTGAGAGAGAGTTGAGGGTGTGCGCTGTTTTGGGATCTGTAATTTCTGTTTTGTGTGGGAAATTGCGAATTTGGTGTATGTTTGTAGAATTTGAATTGAGAGAGATATGGTGGGAGCCGAGTTTGGTGGTTCTGGGGAGCACATGTTAGAAAGAAAGTGAGTTACAGAGAGAGGGTTATGAGAATGAAGACAAATGCGTTGTGATGGCTGGGAGTTTGCAGTActtactttcttttttttaattgtttgcaATGTGTTGAatagggagtataatattaatttctggcttctttattttgtttgattataATTGTGTTTCAACGGCAGTTTGGAGTTTTGGTAATTGTTTGATTATAATTGTGTTTCAACGGCAGTTTGGAGTTTTGGTAATGGGTTGAACTTTTGGTTGTTTGGTGGAGCTATTTGTTTCCTCCAGCCCAAGAACATGAATAATTTTTGAACTGATGTTGAAATTTATCTTA from Salvia splendens isolate huo1 chromosome 4, SspV2, whole genome shotgun sequence encodes the following:
- the LOC121798403 gene encoding extended synaptotagmin-1-like, whose product is MVLHSATNTSPIRCDFPQRKTLYLPQSPLLGLCPCASDSHLCRFRRRRRGVVVKNVGWALFQAQACINGGNPPHQFSGGAAAAGRGAKNIVLKRFSDEELNRPSTSDSSINAGNYYSTSFGEDPIVNKLRSQLGVIHPIPSPAINRSVFGLFALFFFVGVVFDKVWTWRKTDERSGGSKPGSRQKVPTGLSLFLEKDLQRKESVEWVNMVLGKLWKVYRGGLENWLIGLLQPVIDNLKKPDYVQRVEIKQFSLGDEPLSVRSVERRTSRRANDLQYQIGLRYTGGARMLLLLSLNFGILPIVVPVGVRDFDIDGELWVKLRLIPTEPWVGAVSWAFVSLPKIKFELSPFRLFNLMAIPVLSMFLTKLLTEDLPKLFVRPNKIVLDFQKGKAVGPVPKDSKSGETQEGNSNFAGELSVTLLDARKLNYVFYGKTDPYVILRLGDQVVRSKRNSQTTVIGPPGEPIWNQDFDMLVSDPKKNKLSIEVKDSLGFTDLTVGTAEIDLGSLKDTVPADRIVVLRGGWTPFGNGSVGEILLRLTYKAYVEDEEDERSDKVLANTEASKDDLSDSDESDIAIPEKRAEEYIIAADNDSFMNVLAALLVSEEFRGIVASDTTNNKPPGDGANNGVSEPNNGTSVSGQQTPANDSGGSQGSTLFWLAIVTSITVLIALNMGTSGLFNP